In a genomic window of Verrucomicrobiia bacterium:
- a CDS encoding murein transglycosylase A yields the protein MSVIRTSLLASAIAVFIAACTTVPPAPPAKPPVAPVPPEKPAEAPKELFRAATFAAMPGWGRDNLREAWPAFVTSCEVLVRKSDWKEPCQVAAGVDGASETAVRTFFESFFTPYQVFNQDGSDTGLVTGYYEPLLRGARKRGGAFQIPLHRAPDDLLTIDLSSVYPELKNMRLRGRVVGNKVVPYPTRGEMMQSNALVGKEIVWVDDAVEAFFLQVQGSGRVQLADTKETIRIAYADQNGHPYKSIGRYLVDKGEMTLDQASAQSIKAWFASNPARQQELLSANPSYVFFREEKLADPKKGPKGALGVPLTPQRSIAVDPQFIPLGVPVFLATTQPGKEIPLQRLMMAQDTGGAIRNPVRADFFWGFGGDAGEKAGKMKQRGQMWVLLPKLGAPPVLISR from the coding sequence ATGTCAGTTATCCGCACAAGTCTACTCGCTTCCGCCATTGCCGTATTCATCGCCGCCTGTACGACGGTCCCGCCCGCCCCGCCGGCAAAACCGCCCGTTGCCCCCGTGCCGCCGGAGAAGCCGGCAGAGGCGCCCAAAGAGCTGTTCCGTGCCGCGACGTTCGCGGCGATGCCGGGCTGGGGCAGGGACAATCTGCGCGAAGCCTGGCCCGCCTTTGTCACCTCGTGCGAGGTGCTGGTCAGGAAATCTGACTGGAAAGAGCCTTGCCAGGTTGCGGCCGGCGTGGATGGCGCAAGCGAGACTGCTGTGCGCACCTTCTTCGAATCGTTTTTCACCCCCTACCAGGTCTTCAACCAGGATGGATCGGACACCGGCCTCGTGACGGGCTATTACGAGCCGCTGTTGCGCGGCGCCCGGAAACGCGGCGGCGCATTCCAGATCCCGCTGCACCGCGCGCCGGACGACTTGCTGACCATCGACCTTTCGTCTGTCTATCCTGAGCTGAAGAATATGCGCTTGCGCGGACGCGTCGTGGGCAACAAAGTGGTTCCCTACCCCACGCGCGGAGAGATGATGCAGTCGAACGCATTGGTCGGCAAGGAGATCGTCTGGGTTGACGACGCGGTGGAGGCGTTCTTCCTGCAAGTGCAAGGGTCTGGCCGCGTGCAATTGGCGGATACGAAGGAAACAATCCGAATTGCGTATGCGGACCAGAATGGGCATCCCTACAAGTCGATCGGCCGCTACCTTGTCGACAAGGGGGAAATGACGCTCGATCAGGCTTCCGCGCAGTCGATCAAGGCGTGGTTTGCGTCCAACCCGGCACGGCAGCAGGAATTGCTCAGCGCTAATCCCAGCTATGTTTTCTTCCGTGAAGAGAAGCTTGCAGATCCAAAAAAGGGGCCGAAAGGCGCCCTCGGTGTTCCTTTGACCCCGCAGCGTTCAATCGCTGTCGATCCTCAGTTCATCCCGCTTGGCGTTCCGGTATTTCTGGCGACGACACAACCGGGAAAAGAAATACCGCTGCAGCGGCTCATGATGGCGCAGGATACGGGCGGCGCCATCAGGAATCCTGTGCGTGCGGATTTTTTCTGGGGGTTCGGCGGTGACGCAGGCGAGAAGGCAGGCAAGATGAAGCAGCGCGGCCAAATG